The Sphingomonas sanxanigenens DSM 19645 = NX02 genome includes a region encoding these proteins:
- the gyrA gene encoding DNA gyrase subunit A, which translates to MTDETPLADPSDIRPINIVDEMKSSYLDYAMSVIVSRALPDVRDGMKPVHRRILYASQEGGFVPGRAYRKSAKIVGDVMGNYHPHGDSAIYMALARLAQDWSMRVPLIDGQGNFGSMDPDLPASMRYTEARLAKVAMTLLEDIDKDTVDFTPNYDGSLQEPVVLPARWPNLLVNGAGGIAVGMATNIPPHNLGEVIAACRAYMANSAITSEELHEIIPGPDFPTGALILGKGGARNAYLSGKGSIIVRSRYVIEEGRGDRRSIVLTEIPYQTGKNALVEGIAEAAKDKRIEGVSDIRDESNRFGVRIVIDLKRDATPDVVLNQLWRHTQAQSSFPANMLAIRGGRPEVLTLRDIIESFVKFREEVITRRSKFELNKARDRAHILLGLVIAVTNLDQVVRIIRSSSSPAEARAKLLAQTWPIAEIASYIALVEAVEKEIEGETYTLSDTQVRAILDLRLHRLTALGRDEIGDELAKLADSIGELLRILSDRVRLYEVMAAEFDAIDAEFSTPRKSTIAPSADGIDDEDLIEREEMVVTVTMGGYIKRTPLDAFRAQRRGGKGRSGMATKDEDVVTRLFVTSTHTPVLFFSTHGKVYRKKVWRLPEGAPTTRGRPMVNLLPLADGETISTVLPLPENEEEWKNLHVIFATAHGGVRRNSMDAFANIPSNGKFAMRFDEDAPTRNGESDRLIGVALLSEQDDVLLATREGKAIRFESTAVREFQSRTSTGVRGITLKDGDEVISLSILAGFDATTDEREAYLRAAPWKENDNAPTLPAERMAEFAAAEEFILTVTANGYGKRTSAFEYRRTNRGGQGITNIETSARNGPVVASFPVHATDHLMMVTDQAKMIRTDVTEIRIAGRNTQGVTIFKVAKNEHVVSAARIEEGEEDAAEGVEDGAPEGGDDTATPSEGEA; encoded by the coding sequence TTGACCGACGAGACTCCGCTCGCCGACCCCTCCGACATCCGCCCGATCAACATCGTCGACGAGATGAAGTCGAGCTATCTCGACTATGCAATGTCGGTGATCGTTTCCCGCGCGCTGCCGGACGTGCGCGACGGCATGAAGCCGGTCCATCGCCGTATCCTCTATGCCAGCCAGGAAGGCGGCTTCGTCCCCGGCCGCGCCTATCGCAAATCGGCCAAGATCGTCGGCGACGTGATGGGCAACTACCACCCGCACGGCGACTCCGCGATCTACATGGCGCTCGCGCGTCTCGCGCAGGACTGGTCGATGCGCGTGCCGCTGATCGATGGCCAGGGCAATTTCGGTTCGATGGACCCCGATCTGCCCGCGTCGATGCGCTACACCGAGGCGCGCCTCGCCAAGGTGGCGATGACCTTGCTCGAGGATATCGACAAGGATACCGTCGACTTCACGCCCAATTATGACGGGTCGCTGCAGGAGCCGGTGGTGCTGCCGGCGCGCTGGCCCAACCTGCTGGTCAACGGCGCGGGCGGCATCGCCGTCGGCATGGCGACCAACATCCCGCCGCACAATCTGGGCGAGGTCATCGCCGCCTGCCGCGCCTATATGGCGAACAGCGCGATCACCTCCGAAGAGCTGCATGAGATCATCCCCGGGCCGGACTTCCCGACCGGCGCGCTGATCCTCGGCAAGGGCGGCGCGCGCAACGCCTATCTCAGCGGCAAGGGCTCGATCATCGTCCGCTCGCGCTATGTGATCGAGGAGGGCCGGGGCGACCGCCGCTCGATCGTGCTGACCGAGATCCCCTACCAGACCGGCAAGAACGCGCTGGTGGAAGGCATCGCCGAAGCCGCCAAGGACAAGCGCATCGAGGGCGTCAGCGACATTCGCGACGAATCGAACCGCTTCGGCGTGCGCATCGTGATCGATCTCAAGCGCGACGCGACGCCGGACGTGGTGCTCAACCAGCTCTGGCGGCACACCCAGGCGCAATCGAGCTTCCCGGCGAACATGCTGGCGATCCGCGGCGGCCGGCCGGAAGTGCTGACGCTGCGCGACATCATCGAATCCTTCGTGAAGTTCCGCGAGGAGGTGATCACCCGCCGGTCGAAGTTCGAGCTCAACAAGGCGCGCGACCGCGCCCATATCCTGCTCGGCCTCGTCATCGCCGTCACCAACCTCGACCAGGTCGTGCGGATCATCCGATCCTCCTCCAGCCCGGCCGAGGCGCGCGCCAAGCTGCTCGCGCAGACCTGGCCGATCGCCGAGATCGCGTCCTACATCGCGCTGGTGGAGGCGGTGGAGAAGGAGATCGAGGGCGAAACCTACACCCTCTCCGACACACAGGTCCGCGCGATCCTCGACCTGCGTCTGCACCGGCTGACCGCGCTGGGACGCGACGAGATCGGCGACGAGCTCGCCAAGCTGGCCGACTCGATCGGCGAACTGCTGCGCATCCTGTCCGACCGCGTCCGCCTCTACGAGGTGATGGCGGCGGAGTTCGACGCGATCGACGCCGAATTCTCCACCCCGCGCAAGTCCACCATCGCCCCCTCCGCCGACGGCATCGACGACGAGGACCTGATCGAGCGCGAGGAGATGGTCGTCACCGTCACGATGGGCGGCTACATCAAGCGCACCCCGCTCGACGCGTTCCGCGCGCAGCGCCGCGGCGGCAAGGGCCGTTCGGGCATGGCGACCAAGGACGAGGATGTCGTCACCCGCCTGTTCGTCACCAGCACCCACACGCCGGTGCTGTTCTTCTCGACGCACGGCAAGGTCTATCGCAAGAAGGTGTGGCGCCTGCCCGAAGGCGCGCCGACCACGCGCGGGCGGCCGATGGTCAACCTGCTGCCGCTGGCCGATGGCGAGACGATCTCAACCGTGCTGCCGCTCCCCGAGAATGAGGAGGAGTGGAAGAACCTGCACGTGATCTTCGCGACCGCGCATGGCGGCGTGCGCCGCAACAGCATGGATGCGTTCGCCAACATCCCCTCGAACGGCAAGTTCGCGATGCGCTTCGACGAGGATGCGCCGACGAGAAACGGCGAGAGCGACCGCCTGATCGGCGTGGCCCTGCTCAGCGAGCAGGACGATGTGCTGCTGGCGACCCGCGAGGGCAAGGCGATCCGCTTCGAATCCACCGCGGTGCGCGAGTTCCAGAGCCGCACCTCCACCGGCGTGCGCGGCATCACCCTGAAGGATGGCGACGAGGTGATCTCGCTCTCGATCCTCGCCGGGTTCGATGCCACCACCGATGAGCGCGAAGCCTATCTGCGCGCCGCGCCGTGGAAGGAAAACGACAACGCGCCGACCCTGCCGGCCGAGCGCATGGCCGAATTCGCGGCGGCGGAAGAGTTCATCCTCACGGTGACCGCCAACGGCTATGGCAAGCGCACCTCGGCGTTCGAATATCGGCGCACCAACCGCGGTGGCCAGGGCATCACCAACATCGAGACCTCGGCGCGCAACGGGCCGGTGGTCGCGAGCTTCCCGGTCCACGCCACCGATCATCTGATGATGGTCACCGACCAGGCCAAGATGATCCGCACGGACGTCACCGAGATCCGCATCGCCGGCCGCAACACGCAGGGCGTGACGATCTTCAAGGTCGCCAAGAACGAGCATGTCGTCAGCGCCGCGCGCATCGAGGAAGGCGAGGAGGATGCGGCCGAGGGCGTCGAGGATGGCGCGCCGGAGGGCGGCGACGATACCGCGACGCCATCGGAGGGTGAGGCCTGA
- a CDS encoding aspartyl/asparaginyl beta-hydroxylase domain-containing protein — MPPPSAPKPNSKLVPKKPLLMKFGKWAQPRVNALIGRSSKVGDKPFHDKADFPWIARLEANWETIRAEAAAVLGDLEKVPPLAAISPDHRRIAPAGKWRSYFFQGYGYRVEANCAACPKTAALLAEVPEINSALFSILLPGTHIPAHTGVTKAILVCHLALQVPRKAEDCRMRVADQQVNWREGEAFVFDDIYQHEVWNDTDETRIILLVQFRRPVGLLGRLVGGAFLKGVRHSRFVQEARQGLTDWSERAMA, encoded by the coding sequence GTGCCACCACCCTCCGCGCCCAAGCCCAATTCCAAGCTGGTGCCGAAGAAGCCCTTGCTGATGAAGTTCGGCAAATGGGCGCAGCCTCGGGTCAATGCGCTGATCGGCAGATCATCGAAGGTCGGCGACAAGCCCTTCCACGACAAGGCGGATTTCCCCTGGATCGCGCGGCTGGAGGCGAACTGGGAGACGATCCGCGCCGAGGCCGCGGCAGTGCTGGGCGATCTGGAGAAGGTGCCGCCGCTCGCCGCGATCTCTCCCGATCACCGCCGGATCGCGCCGGCGGGTAAGTGGCGATCCTATTTCTTCCAGGGCTATGGCTATCGCGTCGAGGCCAATTGCGCCGCCTGCCCGAAAACGGCAGCGTTGCTCGCCGAGGTGCCCGAGATCAACTCGGCCTTGTTCTCGATTCTGCTGCCCGGCACCCACATCCCCGCGCATACCGGCGTGACCAAGGCGATCCTCGTCTGCCATCTCGCGCTGCAGGTGCCGCGCAAGGCGGAAGACTGCCGCATGCGCGTGGCCGATCAACAGGTGAACTGGCGCGAGGGCGAGGCCTTCGTGTTCGACGACATCTACCAGCACGAGGTCTGGAACGACACCGACGAGACCCGGATCATCCTGCTCGTGCAGTTCCGGCGCCCGGTGGGGCTGCTCGGCCGGCTGGTCGGCGGCGCGTTCCTGAAGGGCGTGCGCCACTCGCGCTTCGTACAGGAAGCGCGGCAGGGGCTGACCGACTGGTCCGAGCGGGCGATGGCCTGA
- a CDS encoding DUF488 family protein — MPTRIFTIGYEGATQDQFVATLQQAGVEQVIDVRAVPLSRKPGFSKNVLAAGLKAAGIAYVHLKALGTPPEGREAARKGNHAGLERVYAGQLDLPEAQVQAAQMLELAAERPSALLCFERDPGMCHRSLLVKAMAPDAEIVDLMI, encoded by the coding sequence ATGCCAACCCGCATCTTCACCATCGGCTATGAAGGCGCCACGCAGGACCAGTTCGTCGCCACCCTCCAGCAGGCGGGCGTCGAGCAGGTGATCGACGTGCGCGCGGTACCCTTGTCGCGCAAGCCGGGCTTCTCGAAGAATGTCCTCGCGGCGGGGCTGAAGGCGGCCGGCATCGCCTATGTCCATCTGAAGGCATTGGGTACGCCGCCGGAAGGGCGCGAAGCGGCGCGCAAGGGCAATCACGCCGGGCTGGAGCGCGTCTATGCGGGGCAACTCGACCTGCCCGAGGCGCAGGTGCAGGCCGCGCAGATGCTGGAACTCGCCGCCGAGCGCCCCAGCGCCTTGCTCTGCTTCGAGCGCGACCCCGGCATGTGCCACCGCAGTTTGCTGGTGAAAGCCATGGCGCCCGACGCCGAGATCGTCGATCTGATGATTTGA
- a CDS encoding DUF6607 family protein — protein MIGDRDHDSASRPGAGGAVAPRVVATAPAGAQPAAAAGSVDVEKAKFEADRAHILAMAGNYKVTFDMRETTPWLAGYEPIEPKISGGHEIVRLVEDSGRKIVLQHILVAEHGGQTLIIKHWRQDWVYEPADVLVYAGPNQWKLETVPERFRKGRWSQTVWQTDDSPRYGGWGEWTGEGGVPRWRSNWTLRPLARRDAVRKPVYDRYQAINRHSPTPTGWIHWQDNIKLGMVAGKLTPIVQESLLNTYERFDGYKVSAGDAYWAKTKAYWGEVRKAWDAAIVAHGGVTVKEEAETGSVTGLKLMGLADEIAEGKKMEAAAVAEARTAIMEATKG, from the coding sequence TTGATCGGAGACCGAGATCATGATTCTGCCTCGCGCCCTGGTGCTGGCGGCGCTGTTGCCCCTCGCGTCGTCGCGACCGCGCCGGCCGGCGCCCAGCCCGCGGCCGCCGCGGGCTCCGTCGATGTCGAAAAGGCCAAGTTCGAGGCGGATCGCGCGCACATCCTGGCGATGGCGGGCAATTACAAGGTCACCTTCGACATGCGCGAGACCACGCCCTGGCTCGCCGGCTACGAGCCGATCGAGCCCAAGATTTCGGGCGGGCATGAGATCGTGCGGCTGGTCGAGGACAGCGGCCGCAAGATCGTGCTGCAGCATATCCTCGTTGCCGAACATGGCGGCCAGACCTTGATCATCAAGCATTGGCGACAGGATTGGGTTTATGAGCCGGCCGACGTGCTGGTTTACGCTGGCCCCAACCAGTGGAAGCTCGAGACGGTGCCCGAGCGCTTCCGCAAGGGCCGCTGGTCGCAGACCGTGTGGCAGACCGACGATTCGCCACGCTATGGCGGCTGGGGCGAATGGACGGGGGAAGGCGGGGTGCCGCGCTGGCGCAGCAACTGGACCTTGAGACCGCTCGCCCGGCGGGATGCGGTGCGCAAACCGGTTTACGATCGCTATCAGGCGATCAACCGCCACTCGCCGACACCGACCGGCTGGATCCACTGGCAGGACAATATCAAGCTGGGGATGGTCGCGGGCAAGCTGACCCCGATCGTGCAGGAATCGCTGCTCAACACCTATGAGAGGTTCGACGGCTACAAGGTTTCGGCCGGCGATGCGTATTGGGCGAAGACCAAGGCCTATTGGGGCGAGGTCCGCAAGGCATGGGACGCGGCGATCGTCGCGCACGGGGGCGTGACGGTGAAGGAAGAGGCCGAAACCGGCTCGGTCACCGGCCTCAAGCTGATGGGCCTCGCCGACGAGATCGCCGAGGGCAAAAAGATGGAGGCCGCGGCGGTCGCCGAAGCCCGCACGGCGATCATGGAGGCGACGAAGGGATAG
- a CDS encoding c-type cytochrome, whose amino-acid sequence MISVSDQQLRVRIKSDHSTKERSCGDARILPRNCSTKSIKSAAHPGKRSVSTSSQLRNSLARGGRFGMMSERRRYRASCQQDGDRELTLSVRVPLAVALLVAASAAFAAPAPNGSMIFRQRCQMCHVTAPKQKAGLGPNLAGVLGRKAASTEFLYSPALKGSALKWDKPTLDKFLAGPTRMVPGTRMMIAVGNPADRAALVDYLATLKK is encoded by the coding sequence ATGATCTCGGTCTCCGATCAACAATTGCGAGTGCGTATCAAAAGCGACCACTCGACAAAAGAGCGATCTTGCGGCGACGCGAGGATTCTGCCTCGCAACTGCAGCACGAAATCGATCAAGAGCGCGGCACATCCCGGCAAGAGAAGCGTCAGTACGTCTTCGCAACTGCGAAACAGCCTTGCGCGCGGCGGGCGGTTCGGCATGATGAGCGAAAGACGCCGCTACCGAGCGTCCTGCCAGCAAGATGGGGACCGTGAATTGACTCTCTCCGTGCGCGTGCCGCTCGCCGTGGCACTCCTCGTCGCAGCCTCCGCCGCGTTTGCGGCGCCCGCGCCGAACGGCAGCATGATCTTCCGCCAGCGCTGCCAGATGTGCCACGTCACCGCCCCCAAGCAGAAGGCCGGGCTCGGCCCCAATCTGGCGGGCGTGCTCGGCCGCAAGGCGGCGAGCACCGAATTCCTCTATTCGCCGGCGCTGAAGGGGTCGGCGCTGAAGTGGGACAAGCCGACGCTCGACAAGTTCCTCGCGGGCCCGACCAGGATGGTCCCGGGCACGCGCATGATGATCGCCGTCGGCAACCCGGCGGATCGCGCCGCGCTCGTCGACTATCTCGCGACGCTGAAGAAATAG